The sequence below is a genomic window from Colius striatus isolate bColStr4 chromosome 17, bColStr4.1.hap1, whole genome shotgun sequence.
GGCTGCCTGTTAGTCTCTTCTCAAACTCTTCTTCactaatttttcctttttttagtcTTTTCAAGAGTCTTGTGTCATTCAGCAACTCTTCCATGTCCTCATCTTCAATATCAGAACCCTGTTGGTGGTTGAAAAGCAACAAATTAAACACAACACCAGAAGGTTTTCATTCTATACAGGTAAACACAAGTTGACAACAGATGTTGCCAGTATCCAAGCAGGAAACAACACTCAGTTTCTACCTAAGAAACTAACTCTTGGCTACACTTGTTGAGAgcttaaaaaagcaaagaaaaaagaagaatcaaGTACTGTCCCTCAGTGTGGCACACTGATGGAGCCCTGAGAAATAACCATCTGTGCTGCCACTGCTGGCTGCATTACTGACTAGCAGAAGTGCTGAGAAAGGGGTTTAGTGTGTGGCTTTAAAAtcctttccctgttgaggtcCTAAAAAGTTACAGTCATCAGTTTCTTTAAAGTAAAAGCTCGTGGCAATCTCCTCTTTGAAAGCTGGTAGCTGTGCTACAGGAACTGCACACAGTTTAACAGAAGGGACAGTTTACCTCTTCATGCTTCCTTTtagctgttattttctttttcttctctctcttggCTTTCTGCTTGGACCAGGCTTTGTTCTTTACGAAtctctttttccctccattttcctctctttctttcctttgttgttCTAATtgcttttgtctctgtttttctctatttttatcCTTAAATGCAATGGAATCTGTATTAACAGTGACTGGGGTAAAGTCTGGAAAACTTTTTCCTCTCAGTTCAGGCATCTTTGGCATTTTTAACAGTGCAAAACCTTTGGCAAGACTAGCAAAATCCAGATCTGTTAAAAGAAAGATTAGAAAGTCAGTTTCCTGATGGATCCAAACTTAATTTAACaaggcacagaaaacaaaacaaaatcagcaTTATCTTACTGTGCTGTTTGCATTCTATACCTAGTGCTAGTAACTCTATTGCCTCACTTCCCTTGATGCTCGTGGCAGTTTGCTCAGACTCACTAATTAAATGATTTCTCTTGAAAACAATGAGAAACAGGTTGCTACAAGTTTTGTCAGAATCTGATGCTGCAGAGACCAGCAATCAGCAGTTGAAGCTTGGGGAGAATAACAGCATGTAGAGTTTTTCTCCCAAACCAAATACAGTCTCTTACTGTTGTTGTCCAAAGACACCAGCCCCTGCTGGGAATTACCTTTGATTCGGAAGATCAGGTGACATTCATGTTTGGCATAAGCTTGGATGTAAGACACAAATGCTTTcatccctttctcaaacacagCCCTGTCAGCCAGGGCCATAGACTTCAGTTTGGGCAGAAGATCTAACACGTTTGTCTGTGGTTTCATTTCCTGCATGGGACACtgaaaaccacaaaagaaatacaaaaccaaaggaaaagctCAACCAAATGACTTTAAATGCACCATGAAACTTCAAACACACACTTCTTCCCCAGTTAAGCTTCAGAGTTGAGTCCCTTTGCCCTTTTACTTGGTCATTTCCCCCCACCAGTTCACCATCACCCCAGACTCAGTTGTCCCAGCCCAGGGGAAGTGTTCACACACTGCAGCTCCAGCCAGGCAATGTCTCCACCAAGCCATGTTCTCACCAGCGGCCTCTAGAGAATTTATAGGAATAAGCCCCCAGCTGCAGGTCCAGACACAGAGAATTGTCAGAGCCAAACATAACGTGGTGGGGGTGGGAGCATAAGGCTCAGTCTACACCCttagaaatgaaaagcatttccGTACACAGTGCATCACCTATTCCTGTTACAAACTCAGTAGATAACTCAGTAGTTAACTGTGCTCTAACAGTTGCATTTGGTGATTAATAAGCAGGTCTTGTCTAAATTGTGCAGTTCTGCTCAAACATGACCTAAGCATGTGAACTTCAGTTCCACAACCTGTGATTCTGAAACTCCTGTCAATGAGCCTGTCCCCTTGCTCTTTCTTGCCTTGAGGTAGAATAAAAGCCTACTCACCTTCTGGTTGATTGAGAGGAAGTTAACATAAGATTCTTCCATGGGAAGCAGAAACACCAGTGCGCTGCCCACGTTGCCGATCCGTGCCGTTCGACCACACCGATGCACAAAGGCACTGCAACAACACAGCACAGGGGCAACTTCATGGGAGGTGTTCTGAGTGGTTTTAAAGTGTTAAACTGGGGGTAAAAAGGCAAATCCTGGGGAATGGAGAATCCAGAGTGCTATGTACTTCTGCACTAAccaagaggagggagggaaatgcAATACAACAGATGTGTGAGCACTCACGCTCGGGGGTTAGGACTGTGTGCTACAGCAAGGGGTGAAGTCTTGGGGGTCAGGGTTAAGGGGTAGGGAGAATGATGACAATGGAAGTTCAAATACACAGAAAAGCACTTTTCACATGAGCTTTCAACAAACCATCCCTTGAGGAGCTCTGTCCTCCCTCCCATCTCTGTTCTCACCCCCGTTCATTATCTCTCTGACACTCTCATCCCAAGCCTCACACCAAAGtgcctcctcacacccatcaGTGCACCCACCCCTCTGACTCACACAAGCTCACTGCATTCACAGCAACTGCAGTGCTTCAGCCTCCCTTGCTCACATCTTATTTGGTGTGTCGACTCTTCAGGCAGAgattaaatgtgttttctgcagTTGTGTGTCCCCAGTTTATACCCCAACACCCCAGTAACATGACCAGTAAAGGTTCTTAAGATCTGAAGCCGTACCTTGCACTGCTGGGTGGGTCATACTGTAAAACCCAGTGTACTTCAGGAATGTCTATGCCACGAGCCATCACATCAGTGCAAACTAAAATGCcactgggaaggagaaaaaaacatcctTTAATTAAACTGAAGAGccagcctctccccagctgtGTGTTCTGCATTTGCACTACAGAATGAGGcacaaaacacttcaaaacatTTGGGCttttaagagacaaaacatTATAAAGTAGTTGCAGCTTTTACCAGCTCAATTGCTACAGAACTTGATGAAAAGGAATGTGATTGACATTACATTACTAAGAAAAATCAATTTCCTCCTTCAAGTTCTATCTTTCAATCACCTCTGTGTCCACCACAGATGAAGATAATACtagaaacattttaataaaagacTTCAGAGATTGATAACTTCAGCATGCTACTTCAAATAGTTGTTCTTCCCAATCTGCTGGCAAATACTTGTCAATTCCTACAACTCAGGTCCCATGCAATAAAAACATCTAACAAGGCAGGAGTCTCTTAATAACATCCTGCAAAGCTGACAACACTTCTCTGCAGGTAAATTACAGCACCGTGTTGCCATGTTTGTGTTCATATACTAATGACAGGacgagaggaaatggcctcaagttgccccaggggaggttgagattagagctgaagcagagctgaggggttgtcagcccctgtgccaggctgcccagggagctggggcagtgcccagccctggagggatcccaaagccgtgaagctgaggtgctgagggccgtgggtcagtgctgggctgggcagggtgaggggagggctggcactgcagcagcttcaagggctttaacaaccaaaacaattctatgactctgtgatacTTCCCCTCTCTCCAACACCACTCTTCCACACTTAAACAGCAGTAGAACACTGCCAGGTGAAATGACACATCTCTTCCTATTTCTGCTGTGGCTGGTTCTTACCCCGGGAGCTTCCGAAACTCAGTAAAGATCTTGTTAcgcttctgtttcattttgccATGAATGCTCATTATTCTCACTTGTTTAATTAAGGATTCCAAAGCCTTCCCATAGTATTCCACACAGGCACATGTGCTGTTGGgataaagacagaaaagcaaaacaattgtGCTGAGGTTTCAGTGTGGTTTGGACAGTCGAGCTGGAGTGGCCTGAGACcttgcacaaacacacactaCTGCTCACTTCCATTTAAATCTGTACAGCGTTCTCACAATTAACATCTCAGCACCTACAGTATCACCATCTACAGTCAAATGTATGTTTTCCTTAATGAAGTTCAACATGATCCTCACATGAAGCAATGACATCTCTCTTTAGGCACCATATTCTACAAGTCAGGTGTTAAAATGAATCTCAAATCACCGTGTCCATGTCAATCCAGTAATAAGTAATAAATTAAGCAATTAAATGAAGTAATAAACCACCACAGCTCCCACAACAAAACACAAGCAGGATTACCTGAAGAAGACCAGATGTTTCTCCTGTTTGTGCTGTCGAAGAAAATGCACCAACTGATTAAATTTCTCATCTGCTTTGCAGATCTATacgaaagacaaaaaaaagacaagtaagGAAATGGACTCGATGCACAGTGATCTGCCCGTTTCCTCCATTCCCTGGGCACTGACACATGCCTACAGGCATAATTTAATACTGATCATTTGTAGCATGGTTTATTACATGGCATATTACTCTTTTATGTATCTTGTGTTAAGTGAGAACAAATACTTAAGCTCCCAGTCTTCCCATCCCCAGCCAGGACACCCCTCCTGCAGCACTCTCTCACGTGTCCCTCGGCTGCTTTTCTGAGATTGCCAAAATCTCCTCCCACACCCATTCAATACGAGCAGGTCCAAGAGCCACAGCACTGTGGCTGTTTCAGGGTTACAACTCCTGGCCAGCCATACAAAACTGACAGAGCAGGAAACAACAGGGTTGCTAACTTAGATCTTTCTCCTTAGCTTAGTTACTGATCTTGGCAGAACTCGCTAAAGCTTTTATGTCTTTGAGATTCCTGGTTTCTAAGGGAGCCTAAGTGGCCAAGGCTTAAAAACTTAATGCTACAatcaggagaaaaggagagagaacaaGAAACTCCCCCAGAGCACAGAGGTTCACACCATGTAATAGTTCTCGAGGCGCGTTGGAGTTTTCTGTGTGTTGGTGGCTGCCACCCCCTTCTCCTTCACTGCGATGCGGACGGGATTCCGCAGCCCTGCTCTCACCAGGTTCTCCACCTCCTGAGTCTGAGTTGCTGAGAACAGACCTGTCCGTCTCTGCTTGGGCAAAAAGTCCAGAATGGCATTCAAACTGCAAGTGAGCACAGGGAAAACGTAACTGTCCCAAGGCTTCCCACAGAAAGGAGTCCAAGCCCTGGAAGTGAGAGTTTACCAAAAAAACAGTTTGTATTATCAAGTGCCAATCTGCTGCTGCACTAATTATCTCCACTTTGAGAGAAAAGGGACATCAAAGCTTATTTGTTAAGAGTGCTTTAAGCCATTCTGATGTGTAAACAATGACACTTCAGCATTAATATAGCACGTGCTGACATGGGTCAGAGAACATTTAAATGCATGGATCCACTCTTTCCAGATTCTCTTCCCCCTTGTCAGTTGCTTTATGTAGTCTACAGAGCAAAGAGagataaaagaacaaaagagaacAAAGCTAACTCTGCAGGTCATTGTAGGCCACACTCATTTATATCAGCCATATAGGAACCCATTTAAAACTTCACAAGGATTACCAGAACTCATTAATTAAATACCTGGCTTCAAAGCCCATATCTAGAAGTCTGTCTGCTTCGTCTAACACCAACACATCAAGGGACTTCACACAACTTGCCAGATCCAGCCCATCTGCTTTTCTCCTGAAGAGATCCTCCAGGCGCCCCGGCGTAGCCACGATGATGTTCCCGCTGTGGGTGAAAAGACACGTGGCAGCTCTGTGACTCTGCAAGGAGCTGCTGAAGTTATTGTCACAGCACAAAGCTGCAGACAGGCTGCAGGCTCCAGGAAACAACTTCACTTTGTCACTTTTAACTGTATTCACATTTCAGTGCCTTTCAGACGCTGCGTTGATGGGAGGTAAATGCTCAGGTGAAAGCACATCACTTGTGGTAATAGAAGGCTGGAATATAATCAGCAAATATGGAAAGCAACCACCAGCTAGAAGTAATATTTGGTACTTCTGTGCAAAATCCAGTGGCAAATGGGATTGCTTCAAGACTTCTTCATTGGTACCAGCAGCAAATAGTTTCAGCAAATCACTCACCAGCATGGTCTCAGTCTCCCTAGAGCCTACTGCCAGTACAACACTGACAAGGCCAGAACTCAAAACATTCACTGAAGtctgatctggggctgttgagcctggagaaaaggaggctcaggggagaccttctcactttctgcaactacctgaaaggaagttgtagtgaggtgggggtgggTCTGTGCTCCCTAGTAACAggcaatagaacaagaagaaacggcctcaggttgtgccaggggaggttcaggctggatctgaggaggaatttctttgctgacagggttgtcaggcattggaacagctgcccagagaggtgctggagtcaccatccctgaaggagctggatgttgcacttagggaaacggtctagtggttgatagggctgggacaaaggctggactcagtgagcttaaaggtctctcccAGATGAAAGGAGTCAATGATTCTCTAAGTCAGTTTGCAGCTGACCATGCTGTACAGCGTTCTCCACCCCAACAGCACGCCCACGGTACCGATTCCACACATGATGCTTCCCCGTTGTCTCATTACAGTGTCTGTCACTCAAAGCAAAGCATCCCCCATTTCCCCAGCACATACCCTGACACACCAGCAAAATCAAAGCCCAAAGGGGAAACCTGCAGCTGCAAGGCATCAATGAACATCACTGACAATCTACTTACCCACGCTCTTTAAACTTTTCAACATCTTCCATGGGATTCCTCCCACCAATTAAGAGAATCTGACTAAAAACAATACAGGAGAAAGATTTAGGCCACCTTGTAAGTTTTGCTAGTTTACAAATGACAGAagggcaaagaaaaagaaatgatggTCATGAGAAGCCTGAAGTTCACTCACCTAAACCTGGGGAAGTGTTTTGTGAAATGTGAGAGCACCTCATCAATTTGAATAGCTAATTCTCTCGTTGGTGTGATAATTATAGCTCCAACCTGCACAGGGAAGACAAAAGGACTTTGTGACACCATGTGACATTATATTTAAGTGCAAAGAAAGCATCCCAAGATTTCTTTTCTAGCTTTAACCACTTTGCTGTTGCTGTTATACCAGAGCTGAGCAGACAGCCATGTGTTTTGTGTGCAATTCTCCTTATTGATACTTTCCTGAAGTCCTCAAATCTTGTTGGCAGGTCACAGAAACATCCTCAGAACAGAACAACCTCACCTTACCTgcattttctttagtttttccTCTCGTCTGAGAAGAATTTCCAGAATGGGAATTACAAATGCTAAGGTTTTGCCACTGCCTGTTACCTGTAAGAAGGGAAACA
It includes:
- the DDX55 gene encoding ATP-dependent RNA helicase DDX55 isoform X1 — encoded protein: MEAVTEGGWESLPAALSPGVLRALRELGFARMTPVQSATIPLFMNNKDVAAEAVTGSGKTLAFVIPILEILLRREEKLKKMQVGAIIITPTRELAIQIDEVLSHFTKHFPRFSQILLIGGRNPMEDVEKFKERGGNIIVATPGRLEDLFRRKADGLDLASCVKSLDVLVLDEADRLLDMGFEASLNAILDFLPKQRRTGLFSATQTQEVENLVRAGLRNPVRIAVKEKGVAATNTQKTPTRLENYYMICKADEKFNQLVHFLRQHKQEKHLVFFSTCACVEYYGKALESLIKQVRIMSIHGKMKQKRNKIFTEFRKLPGGILVCTDVMARGIDIPEVHWVLQYDPPSSASAFVHRCGRTARIGNVGSALVFLLPMEESYVNFLSINQKCPMQEMKPQTNVLDLLPKLKSMALADRAVFEKGMKAFVSYIQAYAKHECHLIFRIKDLDFASLAKGFALLKMPKMPELRGKSFPDFTPVTVNTDSIAFKDKNREKQRQKQLEQQRKEREENGGKKRFVKNKAWSKQKAKREKKKKITAKRKHEEGSDIEDEDMEELLNDTRLLKRLKKGKISEEEFEKRLTGSQSRLKAETAAATV
- the DDX55 gene encoding ATP-dependent RNA helicase DDX55 isoform X2 — protein: MQVGAIIITPTRELAIQIDEVLSHFTKHFPRFSQILLIGGRNPMEDVEKFKERGGNIIVATPGRLEDLFRRKADGLDLASCVKSLDVLVLDEADRLLDMGFEASLNAILDFLPKQRRTGLFSATQTQEVENLVRAGLRNPVRIAVKEKGVAATNTQKTPTRLENYYMICKADEKFNQLVHFLRQHKQEKHLVFFSTCACVEYYGKALESLIKQVRIMSIHGKMKQKRNKIFTEFRKLPGGILVCTDVMARGIDIPEVHWVLQYDPPSSASAFVHRCGRTARIGNVGSALVFLLPMEESYVNFLSINQKCPMQEMKPQTNVLDLLPKLKSMALADRAVFEKGMKAFVSYIQAYAKHECHLIFRIKDLDFASLAKGFALLKMPKMPELRGKSFPDFTPVTVNTDSIAFKDKNREKQRQKQLEQQRKEREENGGKKRFVKNKAWSKQKAKREKKKKITAKRKHEEGSDIEDEDMEELLNDTRLLKRLKKGKISEEEFEKRLTGSQSRLKAETAAATV